One part of the Arabidopsis thaliana chromosome 4, partial sequence genome encodes these proteins:
- a CDS encoding uncharacterized protein (unknown protein; FUNCTIONS IN: molecular_function unknown; INVOLVED IN: biological_process unknown; LOCATED IN: cellular_component unknown; BEST Arabidopsis thaliana protein match is: unknown protein (TAIR:AT4G15990.1); Has 30201 Blast hits to 17322 proteins in 780 species: Archae - 12; Bacteria - 1396; Metazoa - 17338; Fungi - 3422; Plants - 5037; Viruses - 0; Other Eukaryotes - 2996 (source: NCBI BLink).) — protein MAQNDRNTRIAQKAFEIVDNMYDITARRVISQFSYESTIVKPVVYHPTDRIQYFSGARPFIGHVDRFERPQERAINCDKAVQLYGGVLIKEFRN, from the exons ATGGCTCAAAATGATAGGAATACAAGAATTGCCCAAAAGGCTTTTGAAATAGTCGATAACATGTATG ATATTACTGCTCGCCGAGTCATTTCTCAGTTTTCATATGAGTCAACTATTGTAAAACCGGTGGTTTATCATCCCACGGATCGTATTCAATACTTCAGTGGTGCTCGTCCTTTTATTGGCCATGTTGACCGCTTTGAGAGGCCACAAGAACGGGCTATTAACTGCGATAAGGCGGTTCAGCTCTATGGAGGGGTTCTTATAAAGGAATTTCGTAATTAA
- a CDS encoding Plant invertase/pectin methylesterase inhibitor superfamily yields the protein MWNGWNYSSKMNKYVLLGVTALIMAMVICVEANDGNSPSRKMEEVHRESKLMITKTTVSIICASTDYKQDCTTSLATVRSPDPRNLIRSAFDLAIISIRSGIDRGMIDLKSRADADMHTREALNTCRELMDDAIDDLRKTRDKFRGFLFTRLSDFVEDLCVWLSGSITYQQTCIDGFEGIDSEAAVMMERVMRKGQHLTSNGLAIAANLDKLLKAFRIPFPFLRSRRGRLGILGSGSSRDESVGSSQDSPPNEDSSDDSPSTVDSSENQPVDSSSENQSSDSSNNRPLDSSKNQQMESSEDTPKKSAFSGNQPLDDSSDKLPQKSTSSENQPLDSSENPPQKSTSSENRPLDPLRKLNPLNKLDSLKDRHLSEEGEFPPWVTPHSRRLLARRPRNNGIKANVVVAKDGSGKCKTIAQALAMVPMKNTKKFVIHIKEGVYKEKVEVTKKMLHVMFVGDGPTKTVITGDIAFLPDQVGTYRTASVAVNGDYFMAKDIGFENTAGAARHQAVALRVSADFAVFFNCHMNGYQDTLYVHTHRQFYRNCRVSGTIDFVFGDAKAVFQNCEFVIRRPMEHQQCIVTAQGRKDRRETTGIVIHNSRITGDASYLPVKAKNRAFLGRPWKEFSRTIIMNTEIDDVIDPEGWLKWNETFALNTLFYTEYRNRGRGSGQGRRVRWRGIKRISDRAAREFAPGNFLRGNTWIPQTRIPYNAN from the exons atgtggAATGGATGGAATTATTCAAGCAAGATGAATAAATATGTCTTGTTAGGCGTCACGGCTCTCATTATGGCAATGGTCATTTGTGTAGAGGCCAACGATGGCAACAGCCCGAGTAGGAAAATGGAAGAGGTTCACCGTGAAAGCAAGCTGATGATAACAAAGACGACGGTGAGTATTATATGTGCCTCCACCGATTACAAACAAGATTGCACCACGAGTCTCGCAACCGTGAGGTCGCCGGATCCCCGAAATCTAATAAGATCTGCTTTTGACCTTGCTATCATCTCGATTCGAAGTGGAATCGACAGAGGGATGATTGATCTAAAGAGTAGAGCAGATGCCGATATGCACACAAGAGAAGCGCTTAATACTTGTAGAGAGCTTATGGATGATGCGATTGATGATCTTCGAAAAACGAGGGATAAATTTAGGGGATTTTTGTTCACTAGATTGTCAGACTTCGTTGAGGATCTTTGTGTGTGGCTTAGCGGATCAATCACATACCAACAGACGTGCATTGATGGATTTGAAGGGATTGATAGTGAAGCGGCCGTGATGATGGAGAGAGTCATGAGGAAGGGGCAGCATCTCACTAGCAATGGATTGGCGATTGCCGCAAATCTCGATAAATTATTGAAGGCTTTCCGTATTCCATTTCCATTTCTTAGG TCAAGAAGAGGCAGACTCGGCATTTTAGGTTCGGGTTCTTCACGAGACGAATCGGTGGGTTCTTCCCAAGATTCCCCTCCAAATGAAGATTCTTCTGATGATTCTCCTAGCACAGTGGACTCTTCGGAGAATCAACCAGTGGATTCTTCATCAGAAAATCAGTCGTCGGACTCTTCAAATAATAGACCATTAGATTCTTCCAAGAATCAACAAATGGAATCTTCCGAAGATACTCCTAAAAAATCGGCATTTTCAGGGAATCAACCATTAGACGACTCTTCCGATAAACTTCCTCAAAAATCGACTTCTTCTGAGAACCAACCGTTGGATTCCTCCGAGAACCCTCCTCAAAAATCAACTTCTAGCGAGAATCGACCGTTGGATCCTCTTCGCAAATTGAATCCCCTTAATAAATTGGATTCTTTGAAGGATCGACACTTATCGGAGGAAGGAGAGTTCCCGCCATGGGTAACACCGCATTCGCGGAGGCTTCTTGCACGTAGACCTAGAAATAATGGAATCAAAGCGAATGTTGTGGTTGCAAAGGACGGGAGTGGTAAGTGCAAGACTATCGCACAAGCATTGGCAATGGTACCAatgaagaacacaaagaagTTTGTGATTCACATAAAGGAAGGTGTTTACAAGGAGAAAGTAGaggtaaccaaaaaaatgctACACGTCATGTTCGTTGGAGACGGACCAACAAAGACGGTTATCACTGGAGACATTGCCTTCTTACCAGACCAAGTCGGCACCTACCGCACCGCCTCCGTTG CGGTGAATGGGGACTATTTCATGGCAAAGGATATAGGGTTCGAGAACACGGCAGGAGCTGCACGCCATCAAGCAGTCGCACTCCGAGTTTCAGCCGACTTTGCTGTGTTCTTCAACTGTCATATGAATGGTTACCAAGACACGCTTTACGTCCATACTCATCGTCAATTCTACCGTAACTGCCGTGTCTCAGGCACGATCGATTTCGTCTTCGGTGACGCCAAGGCCGTTTTTCAGAACTGCGAATTCGTTATCCGCCGTCCCATGGAACACCAACAGTGCATCGTCACAGCACAAGGACGAAAAGACCGGCGTGAGACAACTGGGATTGTTATCCACAATAGCCGTATAACCGGTGATGCATCATATCTTCCCGTGAAAGCCAA GAACAGAGCATTTTTGGGACGGCCATGGAAAGAGTTTTCGAGGACAATTATAATGAACACAGAGATTGATGATGTGATAGACCCGGAAGGTTGGTTGAAGTGGAACGAGACGTTTGCGCTCAACACGTTGTTCTACACTGAGTACCGCAACAGAGGTCGTGGTTCGGGTCAGGGTCGTCGGGTTAGGTGGAGAGGTATCAAGCGGATCTCTGATAGAGCCGCAAGGGAGTTTGCTCCCGGGAATTTCTTACGTGGCAACACATGGATCCCACAAACGCGTATTCCATACAATGCTAACTGA
- a CDS encoding Cysteine/Histidine-rich C1 domain family protein (Cysteine/Histidine-rich C1 domain family protein; INVOLVED IN: intracellular signaling pathway; LOCATED IN: cellular_component unknown; CONTAINS InterPro DOMAIN/s: Protein kinase C-like, phorbol ester/diacylglycerol binding (InterPro:IPR002219), DC1 (InterPro:IPR004146), C1-like (InterPro:IPR011424); BEST Arabidopsis thaliana protein match is: Cysteine/Histidine-rich C1 domain family protein (TAIR:AT4G13992.1); Has 35333 Blast hits to 34131 proteins in 2444 species: Archae - 798; Bacteria - 22429; Metazoa - 974; Fungi - 991; Plants - 531; Viruses - 0; Other Eukaryotes - 9610 (source: NCBI BLink).), translating to MEIIEGPKAHEHPLFLLPKMTMFTCHLCGLQDDRFPYACNLCNLSFHKDCAESTPEMKYSCHPKHILKRLTRVPRYTDGKCCLCENKLHYIFYHCSICNFSVDINCAKNPLPSTIVHLKAHEHLLTLMPQRNFVCDACGMDDDPNPYVCLPCNFMIHQNCIDKPSIIKIYRHDHRLYYNHCLDAGDWKCGVCNKEINWTCGAYSCSKCPDFAIHPRCVKRFGIWDGIELEGIPENNVEVKSYEVIEEGEIRHFSHEKHNLKLQEESDANNECMLCKACNYPIYSNSFYSCMECDDFILHKKCADLPKKKIDPFYNMLTTLITNDIRISICNACQNVSQGFTYVSDDHKIILDVRCGSISEPFVHESHPLHSLYISRSTEEKFCIACGDKATMVLSCEECDFILDIKCSNLPKMVKHKNDKDHLLSLCYGEKTSEQYWCEICEEALNAKKWFYSCDDCDITFHIKCTLGDFVGMYQEAKDESFQTYMILNNHINRPVCCCCESRCQFSSILRFYGKLICSLQCLQKKFQELHDDIS from the coding sequence atggAAATAATTGAGGGTCCAAAAGCACATGAGCATCCTTTATTCCTTCTTCCAAAGATGACTATGTTTACTTGTCATTTATGTGGGCTGCAAGATGACCGGTTCCCTTATGCATGTAACTTATGCAATTTGAGTTTTCACAAAGATTGTGCCGAATCCACACCAGAGATGAAGTATTCTTGTCATCCTAAACACATTCTCAAGCGTCTCACACGTGTTCCAAGGTACACAGATGGAAAATGTTGTTTGTGTGAAAACAAACTTCATTACATATTTTATCATTGTTCTATTTGCAATTTCAGTGTGGATATCAATTGTGCAAAGAATCCACTTCCTTCCACTATTGTTCACCTTAAGGCTCATGAGCATTTACTCACCCTTATGCCTCAACggaattttgtttgtgatgCTTGTGGAATGGATGACGACCCAAATCCATATGTATGTCTTCCATGTAATTTCATGATCCATCAAAATTGTATTGATAAACCAAGCATCATAAAGATTTATCGTCATGATCATCGTCTTTATTACAATCATTGCCTTGACGCTGGAGATTGGAAATGTGGAGTGTGTAATAAAGAGATAAACTGGACATGTGGGGCTTATTCTTGTTCAAAGTGTCCTGATTTTGCCATTCATCCAAGATGTGTCAAAAGGTTTGGCATTTGGGATGGGATTGAACTCGAAGGAATACCAGAAAATAATGTAGAGGTAAAGTCATACGAGGTGatagaagaaggagaaataAGGCATTTTAGTCACGAGAAGCATAATTTaaagcttcaagaagaaagtgatGCTAATAATGAATGCATGTTGTGTAAAGCATGCAATTATCCTATATATTCTAACTCATTCTACAGTTGCATGGAATGTGATGATTTCATCCTTCATAAAAAATGTGCTGACctcccaaaaaagaaaatagatcCCTTCTACAACATGTTGACTACTTTAATCACAAATGATATTCGCATAAGCATTTGCAATGCTTGTCAAAACGTTTCTCAAGGTTTTACTTACGTAAGTGATGATCATAAGATTATCTTGGATGTGCGATGCGGTTCTATTTCGGAACCTTTTGTCCATGAAAGTCATCCTCTTCATTCGTTATACATCAGCCGCTCAACAGAAGAAAAGTTTTGTATTGCTTGCGGAGATAAGGCTACTATGGTTTTGAGTTGCGAGGAGTGTGACTTTATTTTAGACATTAAATGTTCTAATTTGCCAAAGATGgttaaacacaaaaatgataaagaCCATTTGTTGTCCCTATGTTACGGAGAAAAAACAAGTGAGCAGTACTGGTGCGAGATATGCGAGGAAGCACTAAACGCAAAGAAATGGTTTTATTCATGTGATGATTGTGACATTACTTTTCATATCAAATGTACGCTTGGAGACTTCGTAGGGATGTATCAGGAAGCTAAGGATGAGTCATTCCAAACTTATATGATTcttaataatcatataaatcgACCAGTTTGTTGCTGTTGTGAGTCTCGCTGTCAATTCTCTTCCATCTTAAGGTTTTATGGAAAATTAATATGTTCTCTACAATGTTTGCAAAAGAAGTTCCAAGAATTACATGATGATATATCCTGA
- a CDS encoding uncharacterized protein (unknown protein; BEST Arabidopsis thaliana protein match is: unknown protein (TAIR:AT4G16024.1); Has 14 Blast hits to 14 proteins in 2 species: Archae - 0; Bacteria - 0; Metazoa - 0; Fungi - 0; Plants - 14; Viruses - 0; Other Eukaryotes - 0 (source: NCBI BLink).): protein MAQKDRNTRIAQKAFEMVDKVYGKSPNLTTKPYDPKDESPSRFTQSAYKYGGPKIYTVREATSTYSYGRAIYMYAPESTIKEPVVSHPTEHIQYYGGTRPFVANPNRFERPKGRVINCDEAVQLYGGVLIKEFRK, encoded by the coding sequence ATGGCTCAAAAGGATAGGAATACAAGGATAGCTCAAAAGGCTTTTGAAATGGTCGATAAGGTGTATGGTAAGTCCCCAAACCTAACCACTAAACCATATGATCCTAAAGACGAGTCCCCTTCTCGCTTTACCCAAAGTGCTTACAAATATGGTGGTCCAAAAATCTATACCGTAAGAGAGGCGACTAGTACTTATAGTTATGGTCGAGCTATTTATATGTACGCACCTGAGTCAACTATAAAAGAACCTGTTGTTTCTCACCCCACAGAACATATTCAATACTATGGTGGTACCCGTCCTTTTGTTGCCAATCCCAACAGGTTTGAGAGGCCGAAAGGACGGGTTATTAACTGCGATGAGGCGGTCCAACTCTATGGAGGGGTGCTTATAAAGGAATTTCGTAAATAA
- a CDS encoding uncharacterized protein (unknown protein; BEST Arabidopsis thaliana protein match is: unknown protein (TAIR:AT4G15990.1); Has 30201 Blast hits to 17322 proteins in 780 species: Archae - 12; Bacteria - 1396; Metazoa - 17338; Fungi - 3422; Plants - 5037; Viruses - 0; Other Eukaryotes - 2996 (source: NCBI BLink).), giving the protein MAMAQKDRNRWVAQKGFEMIDKRLPYRFLPDSTVREPVASRQTEHIHFFGGARPFVGNPNPFERSKGRPITCDEAVRLYGGVLIKEFRK; this is encoded by the coding sequence ATGGCAATGGCTCAAAAGGATAGGAATAGATGGGTCGCTCAAAAGGGTTTCGAAATGATTGATAAGCGGCTTCCTTACCGATTCTTACCTGATTCAACTGTTAGAGAACCGGTTGCTTCTCGCCAGACGGAACATATCCACTTCTTTGGTGGTGCCCGGCCTTTTGTAGGTAATCCCAACCCGTTTGAGAGGTCGAAAGGACGGCCTATTACCTGCGACGAGGCGGTCAGACTCTATGGAGGAGTGCTTATAAAGGAATTTCGTAAATAA
- a CDS encoding Cysteine/Histidine-rich C1 domain family protein, protein MEIIEGPKAHEHPLFLLPKMTMFTCHLCGLQDDRFPYACNLCNLSFHKDCAESTPEMKYSCHPKHILKRLTRVPSVDINCAKNPLPSTIVHLKAHEHLLTLMPQRNFVCDACGMDDDPNPYVCLPCNFMIHQNCIDKPSIIKIYRHDHRLYYNHCLDAGDWKCGVCNKEINWTCGAYSCSKCPDFAIHPRCVKRFGIWDGIELEGIPENNVEVKSYEVIEEGEIRHFSHEKHNLKLQEESDANNECMLCKACNYPIYSNSFYSCMECDDFILHKKCADLPKKKIDPFYNMLTTLITNDIRISICNACQNVSQGFTYVSDDHKIILDVRCGSISEPFVHESHPLHSLYISRSTEEKFCIACGDKATMVLSCEECDFILDIKCSNLPKMVKHKNDKDHLLSLCYGEKTSEQYWCEICEEALNAKKWFYSCDDCDITFHIKCTLGDFVGMYQEAKDESFQTYMILNNHINRPVCCCCESRCQFSSILRFYGKLICSLQCLQKKFQELHDDIS, encoded by the exons atggAAATAATTGAGGGTCCAAAAGCACATGAGCATCCTTTATTCCTTCTTCCAAAGATGACTATGTTTACTTGTCATTTATGTGGGCTGCAAGATGACCGGTTCCCTTATGCATGTAACTTATGCAATTTGAGTTTTCACAAAGATTGTGCCGAATCCACACCAGAGATGAAGTATTCTTGTCATCCTAAACACATTCTCAAGCGTCTCACACGTGTTCCAAG TGTGGATATCAATTGTGCAAAGAATCCACTTCCTTCCACTATTGTTCACCTTAAGGCTCATGAGCATTTACTCACCCTTATGCCTCAACggaattttgtttgtgatgCTTGTGGAATGGATGACGACCCAAATCCATATGTATGTCTTCCATGTAATTTCATGATCCATCAAAATTGTATTGATAAACCAAGCATCATAAAGATTTATCGTCATGATCATCGTCTTTATTACAATCATTGCCTTGACGCTGGAGATTGGAAATGTGGAGTGTGTAATAAAGAGATAAACTGGACATGTGGGGCTTATTCTTGTTCAAAGTGTCCTGATTTTGCCATTCATCCAAGATGTGTCAAAAGGTTTGGCATTTGGGATGGGATTGAACTCGAAGGAATACCAGAAAATAATGTAGAGGTAAAGTCATACGAGGTGatagaagaaggagaaataAGGCATTTTAGTCACGAGAAGCATAATTTaaagcttcaagaagaaagtgatGCTAATAATGAATGCATGTTGTGTAAAGCATGCAATTATCCTATATATTCTAACTCATTCTACAGTTGCATGGAATGTGATGATTTCATCCTTCATAAAAAATGTGCTGACctcccaaaaaagaaaatagatcCCTTCTACAACATGTTGACTACTTTAATCACAAATGATATTCGCATAAGCATTTGCAATGCTTGTCAAAACGTTTCTCAAGGTTTTACTTACGTAAGTGATGATCATAAGATTATCTTGGATGTGCGATGCGGTTCTATTTCGGAACCTTTTGTCCATGAAAGTCATCCTCTTCATTCGTTATACATCAGCCGCTCAACAGAAGAAAAGTTTTGTATTGCTTGCGGAGATAAGGCTACTATGGTTTTGAGTTGCGAGGAGTGTGACTTTATTTTAGACATTAAATGTTCTAATTTGCCAAAGATGgttaaacacaaaaatgataaagaCCATTTGTTGTCCCTATGTTACGGAGAAAAAACAAGTGAGCAGTACTGGTGCGAGATATGCGAGGAAGCACTAAACGCAAAGAAATGGTTTTATTCATGTGATGATTGTGACATTACTTTTCATATCAAATGTACGCTTGGAGACTTCGTAGGGATGTATCAGGAAGCTAAGGATGAGTCATTCCAAACTTATATGATTcttaataatcatataaatcgACCAGTTTGTTGCTGTTGTGAGTCTCGCTGTCAATTCTCTTCCATCTTAAGGTTTTATGGAAAATTAATATGTTCTCTACAATGTTTGCAAAAGAAGTTCCAAGAATTACATGATGATATATCCTGA
- a CDS encoding Plant invertase/pectin methylesterase inhibitor superfamily (Plant invertase/pectin methylesterase inhibitor superfamily; FUNCTIONS IN: enzyme inhibitor activity, pectinesterase activity; INVOLVED IN: cell wall modification; LOCATED IN: apoplast, plant-type cell wall; EXPRESSED IN: 12 plant structures; EXPRESSED DURING: L mature pollen stage, M germinated pollen stage, 4 anthesis, C globular stage, petal differentiation and expansion stage; CONTAINS InterPro DOMAIN/s: Pectinesterase, active site (InterPro:IPR018040), Pectin lyase fold/virulence factor (InterPro:IPR011050), Pectinesterase, catalytic (InterPro:IPR000070), Pectinesterase inhibitor (InterPro:IPR006501), Pectin lyase fold (InterPro:IPR012334); BEST Arabidopsis thaliana protein match is: Plant invertase/pectin methylesterase inhibitor superfamily (TAIR:AT5G49180.1); Has 11820 Blast hits to 6002 proteins in 917 species: Archae - 84; Bacteria - 4365; Metazoa - 2137; Fungi - 1021; Plants - 2480; Viruses - 33; Other Eukaryotes - 1700 (source: NCBI BLink).): MNKYVLLGVTALIMAMVICVEANDGNSPSRKMEEVHRESKLMITKTTVSIICASTDYKQDCTTSLATVRSPDPRNLIRSAFDLAIISIRSGIDRGMIDLKSRADADMHTREALNTCRELMDDAIDDLRKTRDKFRGFLFTRLSDFVEDLCVWLSGSITYQQTCIDGFEGIDSEAAVMMERVMRKGQHLTSNGLAIAANLDKLLKAFRIPFPFLRSRRGRLGILGSGSSRDESVGSSQDSPPNEDSSDDSPSTVDSSENQPVDSSSENQSSDSSNNRPLDSSKNQQMESSEDTPKKSAFSGNQPLDDSSDKLPQKSTSSENQPLDSSENPPQKSTSSENRPLDPLRKLNPLNKLDSLKDRHLSEEGEFPPWVTPHSRRLLARRPRNNGIKANVVVAKDGSGKCKTIAQALAMVPMKNTKKFVIHIKEGVYKEKVEVTKKMLHVMFVGDGPTKTVITGDIAFLPDQVGTYRTASVAVNGDYFMAKDIGFENTAGAARHQAVALRVSADFAVFFNCHMNGYQDTLYVHTHRQFYRNCRVSGTIDFVFGDAKAVFQNCEFVIRRPMEHQQCIVTAQGRKDRRETTGIVIHNSRITGDASYLPVKAKNRAFLGRPWKEFSRTIIMNTEIDDVIDPEGWLKWNETFALNTLFYTEYRNRGRGSGQGRRVRWRGIKRISDRAAREFAPGNFLRGNTWIPQTRIPYNAN; the protein is encoded by the exons ATGAATAAATATGTCTTGTTAGGCGTCACGGCTCTCATTATGGCAATGGTCATTTGTGTAGAGGCCAACGATGGCAACAGCCCGAGTAGGAAAATGGAAGAGGTTCACCGTGAAAGCAAGCTGATGATAACAAAGACGACGGTGAGTATTATATGTGCCTCCACCGATTACAAACAAGATTGCACCACGAGTCTCGCAACCGTGAGGTCGCCGGATCCCCGAAATCTAATAAGATCTGCTTTTGACCTTGCTATCATCTCGATTCGAAGTGGAATCGACAGAGGGATGATTGATCTAAAGAGTAGAGCAGATGCCGATATGCACACAAGAGAAGCGCTTAATACTTGTAGAGAGCTTATGGATGATGCGATTGATGATCTTCGAAAAACGAGGGATAAATTTAGGGGATTTTTGTTCACTAGATTGTCAGACTTCGTTGAGGATCTTTGTGTGTGGCTTAGCGGATCAATCACATACCAACAGACGTGCATTGATGGATTTGAAGGGATTGATAGTGAAGCGGCCGTGATGATGGAGAGAGTCATGAGGAAGGGGCAGCATCTCACTAGCAATGGATTGGCGATTGCCGCAAATCTCGATAAATTATTGAAGGCTTTCCGTATTCCATTTCCATTTCTTAGG TCAAGAAGAGGCAGACTCGGCATTTTAGGTTCGGGTTCTTCACGAGACGAATCGGTGGGTTCTTCCCAAGATTCCCCTCCAAATGAAGATTCTTCTGATGATTCTCCTAGCACAGTGGACTCTTCGGAGAATCAACCAGTGGATTCTTCATCAGAAAATCAGTCGTCGGACTCTTCAAATAATAGACCATTAGATTCTTCCAAGAATCAACAAATGGAATCTTCCGAAGATACTCCTAAAAAATCGGCATTTTCAGGGAATCAACCATTAGACGACTCTTCCGATAAACTTCCTCAAAAATCGACTTCTTCTGAGAACCAACCGTTGGATTCCTCCGAGAACCCTCCTCAAAAATCAACTTCTAGCGAGAATCGACCGTTGGATCCTCTTCGCAAATTGAATCCCCTTAATAAATTGGATTCTTTGAAGGATCGACACTTATCGGAGGAAGGAGAGTTCCCGCCATGGGTAACACCGCATTCGCGGAGGCTTCTTGCACGTAGACCTAGAAATAATGGAATCAAAGCGAATGTTGTGGTTGCAAAGGACGGGAGTGGTAAGTGCAAGACTATCGCACAAGCATTGGCAATGGTACCAatgaagaacacaaagaagTTTGTGATTCACATAAAGGAAGGTGTTTACAAGGAGAAAGTAGaggtaaccaaaaaaatgctACACGTCATGTTCGTTGGAGACGGACCAACAAAGACGGTTATCACTGGAGACATTGCCTTCTTACCAGACCAAGTCGGCACCTACCGCACCGCCTCCGTTG CGGTGAATGGGGACTATTTCATGGCAAAGGATATAGGGTTCGAGAACACGGCAGGAGCTGCACGCCATCAAGCAGTCGCACTCCGAGTTTCAGCCGACTTTGCTGTGTTCTTCAACTGTCATATGAATGGTTACCAAGACACGCTTTACGTCCATACTCATCGTCAATTCTACCGTAACTGCCGTGTCTCAGGCACGATCGATTTCGTCTTCGGTGACGCCAAGGCCGTTTTTCAGAACTGCGAATTCGTTATCCGCCGTCCCATGGAACACCAACAGTGCATCGTCACAGCACAAGGACGAAAAGACCGGCGTGAGACAACTGGGATTGTTATCCACAATAGCCGTATAACCGGTGATGCATCATATCTTCCCGTGAAAGCCAA GAACAGAGCATTTTTGGGACGGCCATGGAAAGAGTTTTCGAGGACAATTATAATGAACACAGAGATTGATGATGTGATAGACCCGGAAGGTTGGTTGAAGTGGAACGAGACGTTTGCGCTCAACACGTTGTTCTACACTGAGTACCGCAACAGAGGTCGTGGTTCGGGTCAGGGTCGTCGGGTTAGGTGGAGAGGTATCAAGCGGATCTCTGATAGAGCCGCAAGGGAGTTTGCTCCCGGGAATTTCTTACGTGGCAACACATGGATCCCACAAACGCGTATTCCATACAATGCTAACTGA
- a CDS encoding uncharacterized protein (unknown protein; FUNCTIONS IN: molecular_function unknown; INVOLVED IN: biological_process unknown; LOCATED IN: cellular_component unknown; Has 30201 Blast hits to 17322 proteins in 780 species: Archae - 12; Bacteria - 1396; Metazoa - 17338; Fungi - 3422; Plants - 5037; Viruses - 0; Other Eukaryotes - 2996 (source: NCBI BLink).), giving the protein MELSRKDHRHVMIAEDGSQNLNRNTSKSNPNLPYPYNPNPSSLYTHNSFYIYHGPQVRTVKESIISSTNASFLVYQSN; this is encoded by the coding sequence ATGGAACTTTCTCGAAAGGACCACCGTCATGTGATGATTGCAGAAGATGGGTCACAAAACCTCAACAGAAACACTTCCAAGTCAAATCCTAATCTTCCTTATCCTTATAACCCCAACCCCTCTTCTCTCTATACACATAATAGTTTCTACATCTACCACGGTCCACAAGTTCGTACCGTCAAAGAGTCCATAATATCTTCCACCAATGCTTCTTTTTTGGTCTATCAATCCAACTAG